Proteins encoded together in one Bacteroides ovatus window:
- a CDS encoding nitroreductase family protein, whose protein sequence is MENFSELIKNRRSMRKFTDEELTQDQVVTLMKAALMSPSSKRSNSWQFVVVDDKEVLKELSHCKEQASSFIADAALAIVVMADPLASDVWIEDASIASIMIQLQAEDLGLGSCWVQVRERFTATGMPSDEFVHGILDIPLQLQILSVIAIGHKGMERKPFNEEHLQWEKIHINKFGGK, encoded by the coding sequence ATGGAAAATTTCAGTGAATTGATAAAGAACCGTCGTAGTATGCGGAAGTTCACCGATGAAGAGTTGACACAAGATCAGGTCGTTACGTTGATGAAAGCAGCTTTGATGTCCCCTTCTTCCAAACGTAGTAATAGTTGGCAGTTTGTAGTGGTTGATGATAAAGAGGTATTGAAAGAATTGTCTCATTGCAAAGAACAGGCTTCTTCGTTCATTGCCGATGCAGCTTTGGCAATTGTGGTAATGGCCGATCCGTTGGCCAGTGATGTTTGGATTGAAGACGCTTCCATTGCTTCCATCATGATACAGTTGCAGGCCGAAGATCTCGGCTTGGGAAGCTGCTGGGTGCAGGTTCGTGAACGTTTCACTGCCACCGGAATGCCTTCCGATGAATTTGTCCATGGAATTTTGGATATTCCCTTGCAACTTCAGATTCTTTCTGTCATTGCTATCGGACATAAAGGGATGGAACGTAAACCTTTCAATGAAGAACATCTTCAATGGGAGAAAATTCATATTAACAAGTTCGGAGGAAAATAA
- a CDS encoding tetratricopeptide repeat protein, with protein MMNEKTINEQYAYIRTLLEEKRLKEALMQLESLLWQCPDWDLRTRLEQLQTSYKYMLEYMKQGANDPERWNLYQKMVSDTWGIADQSRLLILDNASSRYYHEVRRTPKSPDLSNYGLKTILHILESFNDDLAVSGLLSDEKMDEVLKRHEDTLKFMFIRTWTNSAWTPEDEEDAKAMLASELLPGDDLCLFVSALTLSLMECFDLRKIMWLLDAYEHPNVNVSQRALVGAMIIFHIYRSRLTFYPELIKRVDLMEEIPSFREDVARIYRQMLLCQETEKIDKKMREEIIPEMLKNVSSMKNMRFGFEESDEENNDMNPDWEDAFEKSGLGDKLREMNELQLEGADVYMSTFAALKNYPFFREVHNWFYPFSKQQSNVLKAMKQAGNQGGSLLDLILQSGFFSNSDKYSLFFTIHQLPQSQQDMMLSQLNEQQVAELAEKSNVETMKKFNERPGTVSNQYLHDLYRFFKLSVRKSEFRDIFKEKLDLHHVPALDNILHWEDVLFPIADFYLSKERWDEAIEIYEELETIGGFEGESAEYYQKFGYALQKRKKYAEAIQAYLKADTLKPDNIWNNRHLAICYRLNRNYQVAITYYKKVEEAAPEDTNVTFHIGSCLAELGQYEEALNYFFKLDFIENNCIKAWRGIGWCSFISQKHEQAMKYYEKIIEQKPLAIDYMNAGHVAWVMGDIQKASVFYGKAITASGNRERFLEMFHKDEEALLTQGIREEDIPLMLDLL; from the coding sequence ATGATGAACGAAAAAACGATTAATGAACAATACGCATATATACGTACCTTACTTGAAGAGAAAAGGCTCAAGGAAGCTCTGATGCAGTTGGAATCTCTGCTGTGGCAGTGTCCTGACTGGGATCTACGCACTCGCCTGGAACAATTGCAGACTTCCTACAAATATATGCTGGAATACATGAAACAGGGAGCAAATGACCCTGAACGATGGAATCTGTATCAGAAAATGGTATCAGACACGTGGGGAATTGCCGACCAATCACGTTTGCTCATATTGGATAACGCTTCATCAAGATACTATCATGAAGTACGACGTACTCCCAAATCGCCAGATTTGTCAAACTATGGTCTTAAAACCATATTACACATACTGGAGTCTTTTAATGACGACTTGGCAGTCAGCGGATTACTGTCTGACGAAAAGATGGATGAAGTATTAAAGCGGCATGAGGACACGCTCAAGTTTATGTTTATAAGAACATGGACGAACAGTGCCTGGACTCCCGAAGACGAGGAAGATGCAAAAGCCATGCTTGCCTCGGAATTACTTCCGGGAGACGATTTATGCTTATTTGTCAGTGCCCTCACATTGAGCTTGATGGAATGTTTCGACTTACGAAAAATAATGTGGTTGCTTGATGCTTACGAGCATCCCAACGTCAACGTCAGCCAACGGGCATTGGTTGGTGCGATGATTATTTTCCACATTTACAGAAGCCGCCTTACTTTCTATCCGGAACTGATAAAAAGGGTGGATCTCATGGAAGAAATTCCTTCATTCAGAGAAGATGTCGCTCGCATTTACCGCCAAATGCTATTATGTCAGGAAACGGAAAAGATTGACAAAAAGATGAGGGAGGAGATTATTCCCGAAATGCTGAAGAATGTTTCCTCCATGAAAAATATGCGGTTCGGTTTTGAAGAAAGCGATGAAGAGAACAACGACATGAATCCGGATTGGGAAGATGCATTCGAGAAATCCGGACTGGGGGATAAATTGCGTGAAATGAACGAATTGCAGTTGGAGGGTGCAGATGTATATATGAGTACTTTTGCGGCTTTGAAAAACTATCCGTTCTTCCGCGAGGTGCATAACTGGTTTTATCCATTCAGCAAGCAACAGTCTAATGTGCTCAAGGCAATGAAGCAGGCAGGAAATCAGGGAGGCAGTCTACTGGATTTAATTCTTCAATCGGGATTCTTCAGTAACAGTGATAAGTACTCTCTCTTTTTCACGATCCATCAATTGCCACAGTCACAACAGGATATGATGTTGAGCCAACTGAATGAACAACAGGTTGCAGAATTGGCGGAGAAATCGAATGTTGAGACGATGAAGAAATTCAATGAACGTCCGGGAACGGTCAGCAACCAGTACCTGCACGATTTGTATCGTTTCTTCAAACTTAGTGTGCGCAAGAGTGAATTCAGAGATATTTTTAAAGAGAAGCTCGATCTTCATCATGTCCCTGCACTCGACAATATATTGCACTGGGAAGATGTATTATTCCCCATTGCCGATTTCTACCTGTCAAAGGAACGTTGGGACGAGGCTATTGAAATTTATGAAGAGTTGGAAACGATTGGCGGATTCGAAGGAGAGAGTGCTGAATATTACCAGAAGTTTGGCTATGCATTGCAGAAAAGAAAGAAATATGCAGAAGCTATCCAGGCTTACCTGAAAGCAGACACGTTGAAACCGGATAATATCTGGAACAATCGCCATCTGGCTATTTGTTATCGGTTGAACAGAAATTACCAGGTAGCAATCACCTATTATAAGAAGGTAGAAGAAGCTGCTCCGGAAGATACCAATGTGACTTTCCATATCGGTAGCTGTCTGGCCGAATTGGGGCAATATGAAGAAGCACTGAATTATTTCTTCAAACTGGATTTCATCGAGAACAACTGTATTAAGGCATGGCGTGGTATCGGATGGTGTTCATTTATCAGCCAGAAACATGAACAAGCGATGAAGTATTATGAAAAAATAATAGAACAAAAGCCTCTGGCTATTGACTATATGAATGCAGGACATGTCGCCTGGGTGATGGGAGATATTCAGAAAGCTTCCGTTTTCTATGGAAAAGCCATTACGGCTAGTGGAAACCGGGAACGATTCCTGGAAATGTTCCATAAAGATGAAGAAGCTCTTCTCACACAAGGAATTCGGGAAGAAGATATTCCTCTGATGTTGGATTTATTATAG
- a CDS encoding beta-class carbonic anhydrase: protein MLEEILAYNKQFVENKGYESYITNKYPDKKIAILSCMDTRLTALLPAALGIKNGDVKMIKNAGGVISHPFGSVIRSLLVAIFELGVEEIMVIAHSDCGACHMHSEVMLEKMKARGINPDYIDMMRFCGVDFHSWLDGFEDTEKSVRGTVDFIVRHPLIPSDVTVYGFIIDSTTGELTRIV, encoded by the coding sequence ATGTTAGAAGAAATTTTAGCTTACAACAAGCAATTTGTTGAGAACAAGGGATACGAATCGTATATTACCAATAAATATCCCGATAAGAAAATAGCTATTCTTTCCTGTATGGATACCCGACTGACTGCTTTGCTGCCAGCAGCATTAGGAATTAAGAATGGCGATGTGAAAATGATAAAAAATGCAGGTGGCGTTATTTCCCATCCTTTCGGTAGCGTGATACGTAGTTTACTTGTAGCTATTTTTGAGTTGGGGGTAGAGGAAATAATGGTGATTGCTCATTCTGACTGTGGAGCTTGCCACATGCACAGTGAAGTAATGCTCGAAAAAATGAAAGCACGCGGAATCAATCCGGATTATATTGATATGATGCGTTTCTGCGGAGTTGACTTTCATTCGTGGCTGGATGGTTTCGAAGATACAGAAAAGTCGGTGAGAGGAACGGTAGATTTTATTGTGCGTCATCCTTTGATCCCTTCAGATGTGACAGTCTACGGGTTTATTATTGATTCTACGACCGGAGAATTAACTCGGATTGTATAG
- a CDS encoding DUF418 domain-containing protein — protein sequence MESKIAETNARIDVADVLRGLAVMGIILLHSIEHFNFYSFPEEVPFEWMKFTDQAIWRGLFFTFSNKAYAVFALLFGFSFYIQDNNQQRRGKDFRLRFLWRLFILFIIGQFNAAFFTGEILTMYAILGIILPIFCRMSDRTVAIFATLLILQPIDWAKLIYALCNPDYVAGKSLAGYYFSIAFDVQKHGNFLETVRMNMWEGQMANMTWALEHGRILQTPGLFLFGMLVGRRKYFLYSEQNERLWLKALAISLLCFFPIYGLNNMLPEFIERSAVLVPLQLILSSFSSLSFMVLLVAGLLLTFYRVKDRSFFMRFTSYGKMSLTNYLGQSIFGSLLFYHWGFELGRYLGITYSFLFGILFVLLQMVFCSWWLRHHKHGPFEGLWKHLTWIGKNK from the coding sequence ATGGAAAGTAAAATCGCCGAAACCAACGCCCGAATAGACGTGGCCGACGTATTAAGAGGATTGGCAGTAATGGGGATCATCCTCTTGCACAGCATCGAACACTTTAATTTCTATTCTTTCCCGGAAGAAGTCCCTTTTGAATGGATGAAATTTACCGATCAGGCTATCTGGAGAGGATTATTCTTCACATTCAGTAATAAAGCATACGCTGTATTTGCTTTGCTCTTCGGTTTCAGTTTCTATATTCAGGACAATAACCAACAACGGAGAGGGAAAGATTTCCGCCTGCGTTTTTTATGGAGATTATTCATCCTATTCATTATAGGACAATTCAATGCCGCTTTCTTTACCGGCGAAATATTAACCATGTATGCGATTTTAGGAATTATCCTGCCGATATTCTGCCGGATGAGTGACCGTACAGTTGCCATCTTTGCTACTTTATTAATCCTTCAACCTATCGACTGGGCAAAACTGATCTATGCCTTGTGCAATCCTGACTATGTGGCAGGTAAAAGTTTGGCAGGTTATTATTTCAGCATCGCTTTCGACGTACAAAAACATGGCAACTTCCTTGAAACAGTCCGCATGAATATGTGGGAAGGACAAATGGCTAACATGACCTGGGCTTTGGAACATGGACGTATCTTACAAACACCGGGATTATTCCTATTCGGAATGCTGGTTGGCCGCCGCAAATATTTCCTGTATAGCGAACAGAACGAACGCTTGTGGTTAAAAGCATTAGCCATTTCGCTTCTCTGCTTCTTCCCCATCTACGGATTGAACAATATGTTGCCGGAATTCATCGAACGGAGTGCCGTCCTTGTTCCTCTACAGTTGATATTAAGTTCATTCAGCAGCCTTAGTTTCATGGTATTACTGGTGGCAGGATTACTGTTGACTTTCTACCGTGTGAAAGACCGCAGTTTCTTTATGCGTTTCACATCTTATGGTAAAATGAGTTTAACGAATTATCTCGGGCAATCCATTTTCGGTTCTCTTTTGTTCTATCATTGGGGATTCGAATTGGGACGATATTTAGGAATCACATATAGCTTCCTTTTTGGCATCCTTTTTGTTCTATTACAAATGGTATTCTGTTCGTGGTGGCTCCGACACCATAAACATGGTCCTTTTGAGGGTCTCTGGAAACATTTGACCTGGATTGGAAAAAATAAATAA
- a CDS encoding Rossmann-like and DUF2520 domain-containing protein: MKRSIEDTPIVFIGAGNLATNLAKALYRKGFRIVQVYSRTMESARTLAEKVEAEYTTDLQAVSKDAKLYIVSLKDDALVDLLPQITEGKQASLLVHTAGSIPMSVWEGHAERYGVFYPMQTFSKQREVKFQEVPFFVEAKRPEDVELLKAVAATLSEKVYEASSEQRKSLHLAAVFICNFTNHMYALAADLLEKYNLPFDVMLPLIDETARKVHELAPRDAQTGPAVRYDENVMSNHLAMLVDSPALQEIYKLMSKSIHEHHQL, translated from the coding sequence ATGAAAAGAAGTATAGAAGATACACCGATCGTGTTTATCGGTGCAGGTAACTTGGCTACTAATCTGGCGAAAGCTCTTTATCGTAAAGGTTTCCGCATTGTACAGGTATATAGCCGGACTATGGAATCTGCCCGTACCTTAGCCGAGAAAGTAGAAGCTGAATATACAACAGATTTACAGGCAGTCTCCAAAGATGCAAAATTGTATATCGTATCGTTGAAAGATGATGCTTTAGTAGATTTGTTACCGCAGATAACAGAAGGAAAGCAAGCGTCTTTGTTGGTGCATACGGCAGGAAGCATTCCGATGAGCGTTTGGGAAGGGCATGCAGAACGTTACGGAGTATTTTATCCGATGCAGACATTCAGCAAACAACGTGAAGTTAAATTTCAGGAAGTGCCTTTCTTTGTTGAAGCGAAAAGGCCGGAAGACGTGGAATTGTTGAAGGCTGTTGCCGCCACACTTTCGGAAAAGGTCTACGAGGCTTCTTCCGAGCAACGTAAAAGCCTACATTTGGCTGCTGTTTTTATCTGTAACTTCACCAATCACATGTATGCATTAGCAGCTGATTTACTTGAAAAATACAACTTGCCTTTCGATGTCATGCTTCCGCTGATAGATGAAACAGCACGTAAAGTACACGAACTGGCGCCACGTGATGCACAGACCGGACCCGCTGTTCGTTACGATGAGAATGTGATGAGTAATCATCTTGCCATGTTGGTAGATTCTCCGGCATTGCAGGAAATATATAAACTAATGAGCAAAAGTATCCATGAGCACCATCAATTATGA
- a CDS encoding RagB/SusD family nutrient uptake outer membrane protein, with the protein MKSTIYKIAALTFAVASMSACSLDEYNPSQKTGDEILATFDGLKGLQSYCYSSLYGQLFSVYDFLSVAEGGTDCWITPAGNPDYAKQVIYYDGLATNTNATNKLFGQAYSMIGNCNAVVNRAELLTDGNEKDITTLVAEARCLRAFYYSILVNTYGNVTLTLEESSQDPILTPQRNSIEELYTQIIDDLKFAANNLEDTPYDNNRARVTKKTALGLLARVYAQGGGEYGLTEEGVSYWQRAKEVAEDMILAYGDCLYDDVEDVWAPANNRNNKEALFIAAGPDATNLENWNAGTQCNNNFTYMYPKPNTLTIYPTPDNQNYWYGRTNNNTLAPSKYLLDCFDADYDKRWEVTFTTAFVQFSAVQSGGSYLFTNKKQTLDDGTKPKIGTKHGVNDNISSFTILTQNIIDTYGLDAKFHNEYIYPYGDLNYTYYDGTWAPKMIAKVWPKGENSGDPSKLQEVKNPYVIPYPVAEDDDRICFYLSKERLSDAEKAKRRYYVINIDDLFDNGQYRKTDIKVTNDKNMYPGFNKYNWLSEDSYSSNLQRKTGDVFIMRMAEVYLIAAEANQQLGNGGKAAEYLNVLKKRAARNDASYNAMKLSNATQNDVMDEYARELCGEYQRWVLMKRHKDSFKQRLAVGNPRAAENFDENKHYLRPISFNFLSQIDNAEEYGNNGY; encoded by the coding sequence ATGAAAAGTACAATCTATAAAATAGCAGCGCTTACATTCGCTGTGGCTTCAATGTCTGCCTGCTCGCTTGATGAGTATAATCCAAGCCAAAAAACAGGAGATGAAATTCTTGCAACGTTCGATGGGCTTAAAGGATTACAGTCTTATTGTTATTCATCACTTTACGGGCAGTTATTCAGTGTCTATGATTTCTTGTCTGTGGCTGAAGGTGGTACGGACTGCTGGATAACTCCTGCCGGTAATCCGGATTATGCCAAGCAGGTGATTTATTATGATGGTTTAGCTACGAATACGAATGCTACAAATAAATTATTCGGTCAGGCTTATTCTATGATCGGTAATTGTAATGCAGTAGTAAACAGGGCTGAATTACTAACGGATGGCAATGAAAAAGATATAACGACTTTAGTGGCTGAAGCCCGCTGTCTTCGTGCGTTTTATTATTCCATATTGGTGAATACGTATGGGAATGTAACGTTAACATTGGAAGAATCGTCTCAAGATCCTATTTTGACTCCGCAGCGTAACTCTATTGAAGAACTATATACGCAGATAATTGATGATTTGAAATTTGCGGCCAATAATCTTGAAGATACTCCTTATGATAATAATCGTGCGCGTGTGACTAAGAAAACCGCGTTAGGACTTTTGGCTCGCGTTTATGCTCAAGGTGGTGGCGAATATGGGCTGACAGAAGAGGGAGTATCTTATTGGCAACGTGCTAAAGAAGTGGCAGAGGACATGATTTTAGCGTATGGTGACTGTCTGTATGATGATGTGGAAGATGTTTGGGCTCCGGCAAATAATCGAAATAATAAAGAAGCTTTATTTATTGCTGCCGGTCCGGATGCTACGAATTTGGAGAACTGGAATGCTGGAACACAATGTAATAACAACTTTACTTATATGTATCCAAAGCCAAATACTCTCACTATTTATCCTACTCCGGATAATCAAAATTATTGGTATGGACGTACTAATAATAATACGTTGGCACCTTCCAAATATTTGCTGGATTGTTTTGATGCTGATTATGATAAGCGGTGGGAAGTAACCTTTACTACGGCTTTTGTACAGTTTTCTGCCGTACAGTCAGGAGGTAGTTATTTATTTACTAATAAGAAGCAGACATTGGATGATGGTACAAAACCAAAAATTGGAACAAAACATGGCGTAAATGATAATATTAGTTCATTTACAATTCTTACTCAAAATATAATCGATACTTATGGATTGGATGCAAAATTCCATAATGAGTATATTTATCCTTATGGTGATTTGAATTATACATATTATGATGGAACTTGGGCGCCCAAAATGATAGCCAAGGTTTGGCCGAAAGGTGAAAATAGCGGTGATCCTTCCAAATTGCAGGAAGTGAAGAACCCCTATGTGATACCTTACCCTGTAGCTGAAGATGATGATAGAATCTGTTTCTACTTATCAAAGGAAAGACTTTCGGATGCGGAGAAAGCGAAACGTAGATATTATGTAATCAATATTGATGATTTGTTTGATAACGGACAATATCGTAAAACAGATATAAAAGTTACTAATGACAAAAATATGTACCCTGGTTTCAACAAATACAATTGGTTGTCGGAAGATTCATATAGTAGCAATTTGCAACGTAAGACAGGTGATGTGTTCATTATGCGTATGGCTGAAGTATATCTGATTGCAGCTGAAGCTAACCAACAATTAGGAAATGGCGGAAAAGCTGCTGAATATTTAAATGTACTGAAAAAGCGTGCCGCTCGCAATGATGCATCTTACAATGCTATGAAATTGAGTAATGCTACACAGAATGATGTTATGGACGAATATGCTCGTGAATTATGTGGAGAATATCAACGTTGGGTATTGATGAAGCGTCACAAAGATTCTTTCAAACAACGTCTTGCTGTTGGTAATCCTCGTGCAGCTGAAAATTTTGATGAAAACAAGCATTATTTGCGTCCGATTTCTTTTAACTTCTTGAGTCAGATTGATAATGCAGAAGAATATGGAAACAATGGGTATTAG
- a CDS encoding Maf-like protein, with product MLDNLNKYQIILASNSPRRKELMSGLGVDYVVRTLPDVDESYPDTLVGAEIPEYIAREKADAYRTMMKPGELLITADTIVWLDGKVLGKPEGREGAIEMLRALSGKSHQVFTGVCLTTTEWQKSFTASSEVLFDVLSEDEILYYVDRYQPMDKAGAYGVQEWIGYIGVKSISGSFYNIMGLPIQKLYGELKKL from the coding sequence ATGCTTGATAACTTAAATAAATATCAGATTATATTAGCTTCCAATTCTCCCCGTCGGAAAGAACTGATGTCGGGACTAGGAGTAGACTATGTAGTCAGAACATTGCCGGATGTAGACGAGTCATACCCGGATACATTGGTAGGTGCTGAAATACCTGAATATATTGCCCGTGAAAAGGCGGATGCCTACCGTACCATGATGAAGCCGGGAGAATTATTGATTACGGCAGATACCATAGTCTGGTTAGATGGGAAAGTACTTGGGAAACCGGAGGGTAGGGAAGGAGCCATTGAAATGCTTCGCGCTCTCTCGGGAAAATCTCATCAGGTTTTCACAGGGGTTTGCCTGACTACTACTGAGTGGCAAAAAAGCTTTACCGCTTCCTCCGAAGTGCTGTTTGATGTCTTGTCGGAAGATGAAATCCTGTATTACGTAGATCGTTATCAGCCAATGGATAAGGCAGGAGCTTATGGCGTTCAGGAGTGGATCGGGTATATCGGGGTTAAATCAATTTCCGGTAGTTTCTATAATATTATGGGGCTTCCCATACAGAAACTGTACGGAGAGTTGAAAAAGCTGTAG
- a CDS encoding KdsC family phosphatase has translation MSTINYDLSRIKALAFDVDGVLSSTTVPLHPSGEPMRTVNIKDGYAIQLAVKKGLHIAIITGGRTEAVRIRFEGLGVKDLYMGSAVKIHDYRAFRDKYGLTDDEILYMGDDVPDIEVMCECGLPCCPKDAVPEVKSVAKYISYADGGRGCGRDVVEQVLKAHGLWMVEDAFGW, from the coding sequence ATGAGCACCATCAATTATGATTTATCCCGTATCAAAGCTTTAGCTTTTGATGTGGACGGAGTATTGAGTTCGACTACCGTACCTTTGCATCCTTCCGGGGAACCAATGCGTACCGTGAATATCAAAGATGGGTATGCCATCCAGTTGGCTGTGAAAAAAGGACTTCACATAGCTATCATCACCGGTGGCCGGACAGAAGCGGTACGTATCCGTTTTGAGGGACTGGGAGTGAAGGATTTATACATGGGTTCTGCTGTGAAGATACATGATTATCGTGCTTTTCGTGATAAGTACGGATTGACCGATGATGAAATTCTATATATGGGTGATGACGTACCGGATATTGAAGTGATGTGTGAGTGCGGACTGCCATGCTGCCCGAAAGATGCCGTGCCGGAAGTGAAATCCGTTGCAAAGTATATTTCTTATGCAGACGGTGGTCGTGGATGCGGACGTGATGTAGTGGAGCAGGTGCTGAAAGCTCACGGTCTATGGATGGTGGAAGACGCCTTCGGTTGGTAA